The nucleotide sequence TATCAACGGTAGAATACGGGAATTCGGTACTGTTCGTGCTTGCAATACGATACTTATTTTTTAAACTTAGGAATTACGGTATATCTTCTTAGAAAAGTCGTTCGGAGTCACTGACTAAGTAGATCAGAATGGGCCAACAGGGGAGCCGAATAAAAGTGACAGAGGCCGATAAGGCGATGTTGCAGCTCAAGATGGCTAAAGATGAGTTGCATCGGTATTCCAGGCGTACAGAGACGTTGATAAACACGGAACGGAATGAACTAAAGGGTTTGTGCTCCAGACTTAAGGGTAAGCAGCTGAAGGAAGACCCTCGGGCGAGATTGCTGTTGAAGCGGATGCATTACCAACAGCGGTTGTTAGAGCAATGCACTGACCAGATTATAAATTTGGAGACGATGGTACAGTCTATAGAGTTCAAATTAGTGGAGAAGTCCTTTATTGATGGGTTGCAAAAGGGTAATCAATTGCTCAAGAAACTCAATTCTGAGCTAAACTTGGAGAAGGTTGAGAATATAATGGACGCTGCTGCTGAGCAGATAGAAATACAACG is from Kluyveromyces marxianus DMKU3-1042 DNA, complete genome, chromosome 2 and encodes:
- the VPS20 gene encoding ESCRT-III subunit protein VPS20, yielding MGQQGSRIKVTEADKAMLQLKMAKDELHRYSRRTETLINTERNELKGLCSRLKGKQLKEDPRARLLLKRMHYQQRLLEQCTDQIINLETMVQSIEFKLVEKSFIDGLQKGNQLLKKLNSELNLEKVENIMDAAAEQIEIQREIDDTLSNAIVGSTINDEIDKELEQLDRETNGVEKVASAPGVQDKLEQLPSTEKLGKFKASEPELEEEQPQRRAQNEPLLA